DNA from Intestinimonas massiliensis (ex Afouda et al. 2020):
CGGGTCCAGTCGGCGTAGGGCTCCGCCTTGGCGCGGATGAACTCCCGGACCGCGTCCTCAGCGCTGGAGACGCCGTCGAGGCAGCACAGCTCCTTGATGAGACTCAGCACAGCTTCCCCACCTCCTTGCCCAGATTTTCCGTAAAGGCGGCCAGCAGGGCCGCCACATGCTCGATGTCTTGGATATCCAGCACCTCGATGGGACTGTGCATATACTTCAGGGGCAGGGAGACCACCGAGGTGGCCACCCCCTCCCGCGTGACCTGCATGCCCCAGCCGTTGGTGCCGGTGTGGCCCTCCATGACCTCCGGCTGATAGGGGATGGCATTGGCCTTGGCCTTCTCGATCATGCGCTGAGTCATCCAGCGGGTCATATTGGGGCCGATGCCGATCTGCGGCCCACCCCCAATGGAGCTGCGGCGGTGGAGGTTGGCGTCCGGCGTCTTGCCGTGGGTCACGTCCACCGCTACACAGAAGTCCGGGTTGATGCCATAGGTGCCCACCTTGGCACCCGCGCCACTGACCTCCTCCCGGGTGCTGCCCATGATATAGAGGTCCACATCCAGAGGCTTGTCCTTCAGCAGCTCGGCCGCCCGTAGCAGGGTGACGAAGCAGGAGCGGTCGTCCATGGACTTGCCGCAGAGCTTGTCCCCGTCCAAGGCGAAGCTGCCGCCGCGAAAGACCATCGGGGTGCCGATTGGGATGGCCGCCTCCGCCTGCTCCTGGCTCATGCCGACATCGACGCGCAGGTCGTCAATGGGGATGGACTTTTTCATATCCTCCGCCTGGAGCACATGGGGCGGCAGGCAGGCCACAACGCCCAGGATGGGGGGCTGCGTCATTACCGTGAGCTCCCGGTCGGGCAGCATCCTGGGGTCTACCCCGCCGATGGTGCGGAAGCGGAGAAAGCCCTCCTCGATGCCGGTGACCATGAGGCCGATCTCGTCCAGATGGGCGTCCAGCAGCAGCTTCTTCGCGCCCGGTCTGCCGCACAGGCGCACGCCGATGGCATTGCCGAAGCGGTCTACCGCCGCCTCATCCACATAGGGACGCATCAGCTCCACGGCCTGCTCGGCCACCGCCCGCTCAAAGCCGGAGGGGCCCGCCATGGAACATAGAGTATCCAGTGTCTTGCGAATGTCCAATGAATTCACTCCTTGCCGTGACGTTTGCGGGGCCGCCCCCGGATGGAGACGGCCTCTGGACGCCACTTATTCTCTTTACAGCTCGTAGATGATCTTCTTGAATGCCTCGCCCCGCTGAGCAAAGTTCTTAAACTGGTCAAAGGAAGCGCAGGCCGGCGAGAGAATCACCACATCCCCCGGCTTGGCCATGCTGTGGGCCGCCAGGACCGCCTCGGTAAAACCGTCGTACTTGGTGATGGGCGGCTGCCCGTGATACTCCGGGCACCCGCGGACCGCGGCGCTGATCTTGTCCGCCGTCGCGCCGGTGAGAATCAGGTGCTTGACGTGAGCCACCACCTCCGGTCCCAGCACGTCAAAGGGAATGTGCTTGTCGTAGCCGCCGGCGATCAGGATGACCTTTTCCGCAAAGGAGCGCAGCCCGGCCATGGTCCGCGACGGGCTGGAGGCGATGGAGTCGTTGTAGTAGCGCACGCCGTCCAGCGTCCGCACCAGCTCGATACGGTGCTCCACGCCGCCAAACCGGGCGGCAAAGCCCCGAATGACCTCGTCCGGTACCAGTCCGTCCACGGCGGCGATGGCCGCCATGTAGTTCTCCACGTTGTGGTCGCCGGGCAGGAGGATGTCTTTCAGCGGAAGCACCGGGCGGGCACGCACCTCGTTGGCCACCCAGATGGCCCCGTCCTTGAGGTAGACGCCCCGCTCCAGCTCCTCCCGGCGGCTGAATTCCATCACCCGGCCGGGAGCCGTCTCCGCAAAGCCGTGGGTAATGGCGTTGTCCCGGTTGAACACAGCCTTTTCGTCATCGTTTTGGTGAATAAAGATATTTTCCTTGGCGGCCACATACTCGCTCATGGACTTGTGGACA
Protein-coding regions in this window:
- a CDS encoding M42 family peptidase, producing MDIRKTLDTLCSMAGPSGFERAVAEQAVELMRPYVDEAAVDRFGNAIGVRLCGRPGAKKLLLDAHLDEIGLMVTGIEEGFLRFRTIGGVDPRMLPDRELTVMTQPPILGVVACLPPHVLQAEDMKKSIPIDDLRVDVGMSQEQAEAAIPIGTPMVFRGGSFALDGDKLCGKSMDDRSCFVTLLRAAELLKDKPLDVDLYIMGSTREEVSGAGAKVGTYGINPDFCVAVDVTHGKTPDANLHRRSSIGGGPQIGIGPNMTRWMTQRMIEKAKANAIPYQPEVMEGHTGTNGWGMQVTREGVATSVVSLPLKYMHSPIEVLDIQDIEHVAALLAAFTENLGKEVGKLC
- the murD gene encoding UDP-N-acetylmuramoyl-L-alanine--D-glutamate ligase, with protein sequence MDIREYLAGLKGKRVAVIGIGVSNTPLIKMLLREGISVTACDKNKREEFGGLCEELESLGACLQLGERYLEGLDQEVIFRTPGMRPDVPSLLEAQARGSVVTSEMEVFFQVCPCHTIGVTGSDGKTTTTTIIASLLKAAGHNTYLGGNIGKPLLADVYGMEPQDWAVLELSSFQLMTMDLSPEIAVVTNLAPNHLDVHKSMSEYVAAKENIFIHQNDDEKAVFNRDNAITHGFAETAPGRVMEFSRREELERGVYLKDGAIWVANEVRARPVLPLKDILLPGDHNVENYMAAIAAVDGLVPDEVIRGFAARFGGVEHRIELVRTLDGVRYYNDSIASSPSRTMAGLRSFAEKVILIAGGYDKHIPFDVLGPEVVAHVKHLILTGATADKISAAVRGCPEYHGQPPITKYDGFTEAVLAAHSMAKPGDVVILSPACASFDQFKNFAQRGEAFKKIIYEL